In Crassostrea angulata isolate pt1a10 chromosome 6, ASM2561291v2, whole genome shotgun sequence, a genomic segment contains:
- the LOC128189588 gene encoding A-kinase anchor protein 10, mitochondrial-like yields the protein MSFFSRRKDKKSNQQKAPDASLKRNHSQRSTQSLRKEDSINGDLTDESGRSFDGRSRRPVSLCLDESCDPDLGVTSRQPASPLRYSKLSKSLDEILKDKDALSCFIEFMESRKSGQYIRFWLDAESFQVSTWSRLRSQSLDSARKSSSIVKQDKHTSQPLRTGQWTSENTLDMGSSCQRVTEGSLPSSNTTSSEKLTEEVPNKPITDTGQPSVQPNQTETYLKPKPHSLPVTPVDPEDKHLPGAPDPTCDISDSIESRLSDTVSNSAIKRAESLKKTNLSQDELANKLRKSIARDAVSIFQNYLSHDAPYPVQITDDLRNQCMAKICREDGEVDPACFTDCQEFVLNVMQVEHMPDFTSSEFLCKHQVNILTKGQITLSDILYNDGAMFYFMEYMEQEGGSDLLQFWLATDNFQQHLLSCDGHYDGMQAQIDAMVIYDKYFSLQASHPLGFDDKTRFEVEGNICREEGPLPSCFAKTHHIAFRTIEKSYFPSFLQSEMYYKYLSELVSTVTIATDLPKQSKHKRQDSDASSVHSTHSAGSESIKNTLLAMDSSYLRRTAKTTSRLKESEMNLDPCLLNPDLLWRRPSPGMSLGKVDELGRFVSELDPQPVLDKAKANSTGNSGLFKKRKGKDKEQEDMALQIAQMIISDVTSVTQAIGAMQNLDPPSHDS from the exons ATGTCGTTCTTCAGCAGAAGAAAAG ATAAAAAATCAAACCAACAAAAAGCCCCTGATGCCTCTTTGAAAAGAAACCACTCACAAAGAAGCACCCAGAGCCTCAGAAAAGAAGATTCAATCAATGGAGACCTAACAGATG AATCAGGCAGGTCGTTTGATGGGAGGAGTAGAAGGCCAGTGTCTCTCTGTCTGGATGAGTCATGTGACCCAGATCTAG gTGTCACATCCAGACAACCTGCTTCCCCATTGAGATATTCCAAGCTTTCCAAATCCCTGGATGAAATTCTCAAAGACAAAGATGCCCTCTCCTGTTTCATTGAATTCATGGAGTCCCGCAAGTCTGGGCAGTACATCCGATTTTGGTTGGATGCGGAGAGTTTCCAGGTCTCTACATGGAGCAGATTGAGAAGTCAGTCCTTGGACTCTGCCAGAAAATCATCATCAATAGTCAAACAGGATAAACATACTTCACAACCACTGCGGACTGGTCAGTGGACATCGGAAAATACGCTGGACATGGGTAGTTCCTGTCAAAGAGTGACAGAAGGAAGTCTACCCTCCAGTAATACCACAAGCAGTGAAAAACTGACCGAGGAAGTGCCAAACAAACCTATAACAGACACAGGACAACCAAGTGTTCAACCAAATCAAACCGAGACCTATTTAAAACCCAAACCTCACAGTCTCCCAGTTACACCTGTAGACCCTGAGGACAAGCACCTGCCAGGGGCGCCCGACCCCACCTGTGATATTAGCGACAGCATAGAGTCAAGACTCAGTGATACCGTGTCAAATAGTGCAATCAAAAGAGCAGAGAGTCTTAAAAAGACCAACCTGTCTCAGGATGAACTTGCCAATAAGCTTAGAAAAA GTATAGCAAGAGATGCTGTAAGCATATTCCAAAATTATTTATCTCATGATGCTCCTTATCCAGTACAGATTACAGACGACCTAAGAAACCAGTGCATGG ccaaaatttgtCGAGAAGACGGGGAGGTGGATCCAGCCTGCTTTACGGACTGTCAAGAATTTGTTTTGAATGTGATGCAAGTGGA ACACATGCCTGACTTCACCAGTAGCGAGTTCCTCTGTAAACACCAGGTTAACATTCTTACTAAAGGGCAGATAACTCTGTCCGATATCCTCTACAATGATGGCGCCATGTTCTACTTTATGGAG TATATGGAGCAGGAAGGTGGCTCAGACCTCCTCCAGTTCTGGCTGGCCACGGACAACTTCCAGCAGCACCTGCTGTCATGTGATGGTCACTATGACGGCATGCAGGCCCAGATTGATGCCATGGTCATATACGATAA GTATTTTTCTCTCCAAGCCTCGCACCCTCTTGGATTTGATGATAAGACTCGGTTTGAGGTGGAAGGAAATATCTGCAGGGAGGAGGGTCCGCTTCCAAGTTGTTTTGCCAAAACTCACCACATTGCCTTTCGTACAATTGAAAAG TCCTATTTTCCAAGCTTTCTACAAAGTGAAATGTACTACAAATATTTATCAGAACTAGTCAGCACAGTAACCATAGCAACAGATTTACCAAAGCAAAGCAAACACAAACGACAAG ACAGCGATGCTTCATCTGTACACAGCACTCACAGTGCGGGTAGTGAGAGCATCAAGAACACTCTGTTAGCCATGGACAGCAGTTATCTACGCAGAACAGCCAAAACAACGAGTCGCCTCAAGGAGAGCGAGATGAACCTGGACCCATGTCTGCTCAATCCGGACCTGTTGTGGAGACGTCCCAGTCCTGG GATGTCATTGGGTAAAGTGGATGAATTGGGTAGATTTGTATCGGAGTTGGATCCTCAACCTGTTTTGGATAAAGCCAAAGCCAACA GTACCGGTAACTCAGGACTTTTTAAGAAAAGGAAAGGCAAAGATAAG GAGCAGGAAGATATGGCTCTACAGATTGCTCAGATGATCATAAGTGACGTCACCTCCGTCACCCAGGCTATTGGTGCTATGCAAAATTTGGATCCACCATCTCACGACTCATGA
- the LOC128189486 gene encoding uncharacterized protein LOC128189486 has translation MAMADTLFFNGRQDKYPYHTNYPPTVPRYPSSQEMFRRESPDKYTKVVGMIAHQELDTKIGQRSSHQSWYDKWYDSGVPKLRREELPKLVDRHEPCNQPWQYNVGTSAIPRWTKEGKDWPISKAYLNQGRPPTETTRARGINRLSIPKEENLYPFSNYMTSQYRKPVYSIFGHLQRDKVYGVTHQHNRHGNMPFEDHY, from the exons ATGGCGATGGCAGACACACTTTTCTTTAATGGGCGGCAGGACAAGTATCCGTACCACACGAACTATCCCCCGACCGTGCCAAGGTACCCCAGCTCACAGGAAATGTTCAG GCGGGAATCACCTGACAAATATACAAAAGTGGTGGGAATGATAGCTCACCAAGAGTTGGACACCAAAATCGGACAAAGATCCTCCCACCAG TCGTGGTACGACAAATGGTACGATTCGGGAGTTCCGAAACTCCGCAGAGAGGAACTCCCAAAACTTGTGGACCGCCATGAGCCATGCAATCAACCGTGGCAATACAACGTTGGAACTTCCGCCATCCCCAGATGGACCAAGGAGGGCAAGGATTGGCCGATATCCAAGGCGTATCTAAACCAGGGCAGACCCCCCACGGAGACCACGCGAGCGCGCGGCATCAACCGTCTGTCCATTCCGAAAGAAGAAAACCTGTATCCATTCTCCAATTATATGACATCACAGTACCGGAAGCCGGTGTATTCTATATTTGGTCATCTCCAGAGGGACAAAGTGTACGGGGTCACTCACCAACACAACAGACACGGCAACATGCCGTTTGAGGACCACTATTAA
- the LOC128189487 gene encoding uncharacterized protein LOC128189487 has protein sequence MAASMQFLSTPAKLPKEWQPKIHEWKVYHSSHPDVRQAGWQKWSREHPDWYARRSTSTHPDWYNRERDTIRRSDYKCINWHYERPSKPTSRVHDHFIPRENDVMMKDVQKAMPHSKHYLGQFSYPKPYPMEVPPPKWGLYNPPNYEEPARFNHFPPIKYNGY, from the exons ATGGCTGCCTCTATGCAGTTCCTGTCAACACCTGCGAAATTACCGAAAGAATG GCAGCCAAAGATACACGAGTGGAAAGTCTACCATTCCAGCCATCCTGATGTTCGGCAG GCTGGATGGCAGAAGTGGAGTCGCGAGCACCCTGACTGGTACGCTCGGCGGTCGACCTCCACCCACCCCGACTGGTACAATAGGGAGAGGGACACTATCAGGCGCA GTGACTACAAGTGCATCAACTGGCACTATGAGAGACCATCCAAACCGACCAGTAGAGTCCACGACCACTTTATACCACGTGAGAATGACGTCATGATGAAGGATGTCCAAAAAGCGATGCCCCACAGCAAGCATTACCTAGGGCAGTTTAGTTACCCCAAGCCTTACCCCATGGAAGTGCCACCCCCAAAGTGGGGACTCTACAACCCCCCTAATTACGAGGAACCAGCGCGATTTAACCACTTCCCCCCGATTAAATACAACGGCTATTGA
- the LOC128189485 gene encoding uncharacterized transmembrane protein DDB_G0289901-like isoform X2 translates to MVSIALCFVLLVAESFCGVIPPGGHAAGEHWSVEKESSSKLEKAEHKAWEKSSGSKWNSEGAATGSQQGSQWESSSGGAQGSQSAMKEEWSAGSQGSQQQSGSSWSKGSQWGAKEAWDKKWGSSSGGSKKSGGSWSLGSKKGTAWKAEWGSKPGANKFWSTEWGSSSGGIDRRQGSQGNAGGSQQWSEGSQGGSEQSWNTRGSEQSGGQWSEDDSSRRHSTGSEGFHSNFAETQNNAGASTDDGFGGSQGAASGDARAGANGFGSNFANTRTGSSASTDGFGGSRGDASGDAQAGSDGFGSNFANTRTGSSASTDGFGGSRGDASGDARAGSNGFGSNFANTRTGSSASTDRFGGSRGDASGDARGGSNGFGSNFANTRTGSSASTDGFGESRGDASGDARAGSNGFGSNFANTRTGTAASSDGFGGSRGAASGDARAGSNGFGSNFAETRTGTAASSDGFGGSRSAAAGESRAGSNGFGSNFAQTRTGSSSSTDGFGGSHSAASSDARAKSQEFGSSFAESQSGASASSGQGGSHSHASSNAHAASDGNGSSFAESKSSSSASSGNGGSHSEASSSSHASAHGPGSSAHASGNAAAGAH, encoded by the exons ATGGTGTCCATTGCTCTGTGTTTTGTACTGCTGGTAGCTGAATCTTTCTGTGGGGTCATTC ccCCTGGCGGACACGCAGCCGGCGAGCATTGGTCTGTTGAAAAGGAATCATCATCCAAACTAGAAAAGGCAGAACACAAAGCTTGGGAAAAATCCAGCGGAAGTAAGTGGAACAGCGAGGGTGCTGCCACCGGAAGTCAGCAGGGCTCTCAATGGGAGAGTTCCTCGGGAGGGGCTCAGGGATCACAAAGCGCTATGAAGGAGGAATGGTCAGCGGGCTCCCAGGGGTCTCAACAGCAATCCGGCAGCAGCTGGTCAAAGGGGTCCCAGTGGGGAGCGAAAGAAGCTTGGGACAAGAAGTGGGGCTCCTCAAGCGGGGGTTCCAAAAAGTCCGGAGGAAGCTGGTCCCTGGGATCCAAAAAGGGCACAGCATGGAAAGCAGAATGGGGAAGCAAACCAGGCGCCAATAAATTTTGGAGCACAGAGTGGGGTTCAAGTTCAGGAGGCATAGACAGACGGCAAGGTTCACAGGGAAATGCAGGTGGTTCACAGCAGTGGAGTGAAGGATCACAAGGTGGTTCAGAACAAAGCTGGAACACAAGGGGGTCAGAACAGTCGGGAGGGCAGTGGAGTGAAGACGATTCGTCAAGAAGACATTCAACTGGCTCTGAAGGATTCCATTCAAACTTTGCGGAAACACAAAACAACGCTGGGGCGTCCACTGATGACGGGTTCGGCGGAAGTCAAGGAGCAGCTTCCGGTGACGCTAGGGCCGGCGCAAATGGCTTTGGATCAAACTTTGCTAATACACGCACTGGTTCATCCGCCTCCACCGACGGATTTGGCGGAAGTCGCGGTGACGCTTCCGGTGATGCTCAAGCTGGATCTGATGGGTTTGGATCAAACTTTGCTAATACACGCACTGGTTCATCCGCCTCCACCGACGGATTCGGCGGAAGTCGCGGTGATGCCTCCGGTGACGCACGGGCTGGATCTAATGGATTCGGATCAAACTTCGCTAATACACGCACTGGTTCATCCGCCTCCACTGACAGATTCGGCGGAAGTCGCGGTGATGCTTCCGGTGACGCACGGGGTGGATCTAATGGATTCGGATCAAACTTCGCTAATACACGCACTGGTTCATCCGCCTCCACCGACGGATTCGGCGAAAGTCGCGGTGATGCTTCCGGTGACGCACGGGCTGGGTCAAATGGATTCGGATCAAACTTCGCTAATACACGCACTGGAACAGCAGCTTCTTCAGATGGATTTGGCGGAAGTCGCGGTGCCGCTTCCGGTGACGCACGAGCTGGGTCTAATGGATTCGGATCAAACTTCGCTGAAACACGCACTGGTACAGCAGCTTCATCAGATGGATTCGGAGGAAGTCGCAGCGCCGCTGCTGGTGAATCCCGTGCTGGGTCCAATGGTTTTGGATCAAACTTTGCTCAAACACGCACTGGTTCATCTTCGTCAACAGATGGATTCGGTGGAAGTCACAGCGCTGCCTCTAGTGATGCCAGAGCAAAGTCCCAGGAATTTGGATCAAGTTTCGCTGAATCCCAAAGCGGTGCCTCTGCCTCGTCTGGACAAGGAGGAAGCCACAGCCACGCCTCTAGCAATGCTCACGCCGCCTCTGATGGTAATGGATCAAGCTTTGCCGAGTCAAAAAGCTCATCGTCAGCAAGCTCAGGAAACGGCGGCAGTCACAGCGAGGCGTCCAGTAGCTCCCACGCGTCTGCCCACGGACCCGGCAGCTCTGCCCATGCGTCTGGCAATGCTGCGGCCGGTGCTCATTAA
- the LOC128189485 gene encoding uncharacterized transmembrane protein DDB_G0289901-like isoform X1 gives MVSIALCFVLLVAESFCGVIRKYTGFVCSIPTCKSIDINNIYYLFMSLVRGCFRCFVYMYISCYNEKVFILIAPGGHAAGEHWSVEKESSSKLEKAEHKAWEKSSGSKWNSEGAATGSQQGSQWESSSGGAQGSQSAMKEEWSAGSQGSQQQSGSSWSKGSQWGAKEAWDKKWGSSSGGSKKSGGSWSLGSKKGTAWKAEWGSKPGANKFWSTEWGSSSGGIDRRQGSQGNAGGSQQWSEGSQGGSEQSWNTRGSEQSGGQWSEDDSSRRHSTGSEGFHSNFAETQNNAGASTDDGFGGSQGAASGDARAGANGFGSNFANTRTGSSASTDGFGGSRGDASGDAQAGSDGFGSNFANTRTGSSASTDGFGGSRGDASGDARAGSNGFGSNFANTRTGSSASTDRFGGSRGDASGDARGGSNGFGSNFANTRTGSSASTDGFGESRGDASGDARAGSNGFGSNFANTRTGTAASSDGFGGSRGAASGDARAGSNGFGSNFAETRTGTAASSDGFGGSRSAAAGESRAGSNGFGSNFAQTRTGSSSSTDGFGGSHSAASSDARAKSQEFGSSFAESQSGASASSGQGGSHSHASSNAHAASDGNGSSFAESKSSSSASSGNGGSHSEASSSSHASAHGPGSSAHASGNAAAGAH, from the coding sequence ATGGTGTCCATTGCTCTGTGTTTTGTACTGCTGGTAGCTGAATCTTTCTGTGGGGTCATTCGTAAGTACACCGGATTTGTATGTTCGATACCGACAtgtaagagcatagatataaataacatttattatttatttatgtctctggtaagAGGGTGTTTCCgatgttttgtttacatgtatatcagctGTTATAACGAGaaggtttttattttgatagccCCTGGCGGACACGCAGCCGGCGAGCATTGGTCTGTTGAAAAGGAATCATCATCCAAACTAGAAAAGGCAGAACACAAAGCTTGGGAAAAATCCAGCGGAAGTAAGTGGAACAGCGAGGGTGCTGCCACCGGAAGTCAGCAGGGCTCTCAATGGGAGAGTTCCTCGGGAGGGGCTCAGGGATCACAAAGCGCTATGAAGGAGGAATGGTCAGCGGGCTCCCAGGGGTCTCAACAGCAATCCGGCAGCAGCTGGTCAAAGGGGTCCCAGTGGGGAGCGAAAGAAGCTTGGGACAAGAAGTGGGGCTCCTCAAGCGGGGGTTCCAAAAAGTCCGGAGGAAGCTGGTCCCTGGGATCCAAAAAGGGCACAGCATGGAAAGCAGAATGGGGAAGCAAACCAGGCGCCAATAAATTTTGGAGCACAGAGTGGGGTTCAAGTTCAGGAGGCATAGACAGACGGCAAGGTTCACAGGGAAATGCAGGTGGTTCACAGCAGTGGAGTGAAGGATCACAAGGTGGTTCAGAACAAAGCTGGAACACAAGGGGGTCAGAACAGTCGGGAGGGCAGTGGAGTGAAGACGATTCGTCAAGAAGACATTCAACTGGCTCTGAAGGATTCCATTCAAACTTTGCGGAAACACAAAACAACGCTGGGGCGTCCACTGATGACGGGTTCGGCGGAAGTCAAGGAGCAGCTTCCGGTGACGCTAGGGCCGGCGCAAATGGCTTTGGATCAAACTTTGCTAATACACGCACTGGTTCATCCGCCTCCACCGACGGATTTGGCGGAAGTCGCGGTGACGCTTCCGGTGATGCTCAAGCTGGATCTGATGGGTTTGGATCAAACTTTGCTAATACACGCACTGGTTCATCCGCCTCCACCGACGGATTCGGCGGAAGTCGCGGTGATGCCTCCGGTGACGCACGGGCTGGATCTAATGGATTCGGATCAAACTTCGCTAATACACGCACTGGTTCATCCGCCTCCACTGACAGATTCGGCGGAAGTCGCGGTGATGCTTCCGGTGACGCACGGGGTGGATCTAATGGATTCGGATCAAACTTCGCTAATACACGCACTGGTTCATCCGCCTCCACCGACGGATTCGGCGAAAGTCGCGGTGATGCTTCCGGTGACGCACGGGCTGGGTCAAATGGATTCGGATCAAACTTCGCTAATACACGCACTGGAACAGCAGCTTCTTCAGATGGATTTGGCGGAAGTCGCGGTGCCGCTTCCGGTGACGCACGAGCTGGGTCTAATGGATTCGGATCAAACTTCGCTGAAACACGCACTGGTACAGCAGCTTCATCAGATGGATTCGGAGGAAGTCGCAGCGCCGCTGCTGGTGAATCCCGTGCTGGGTCCAATGGTTTTGGATCAAACTTTGCTCAAACACGCACTGGTTCATCTTCGTCAACAGATGGATTCGGTGGAAGTCACAGCGCTGCCTCTAGTGATGCCAGAGCAAAGTCCCAGGAATTTGGATCAAGTTTCGCTGAATCCCAAAGCGGTGCCTCTGCCTCGTCTGGACAAGGAGGAAGCCACAGCCACGCCTCTAGCAATGCTCACGCCGCCTCTGATGGTAATGGATCAAGCTTTGCCGAGTCAAAAAGCTCATCGTCAGCAAGCTCAGGAAACGGCGGCAGTCACAGCGAGGCGTCCAGTAGCTCCCACGCGTCTGCCCACGGACCCGGCAGCTCTGCCCATGCGTCTGGCAATGCTGCGGCCGGTGCTCATTAA